A part of Doryrhamphus excisus isolate RoL2022-K1 chromosome 8, RoL_Dexc_1.0, whole genome shotgun sequence genomic DNA contains:
- the timm8b gene encoding mitochondrial import inner membrane translocase subunit Tim8 B, whose protein sequence is MDNFDNLSASEKAEATELQRLIAVEQQKAQFQAQVHTFTDVCWDKCMDSPGSKLDYRTEMCIVNCVERFIDTTLTITNRFSQMVQKGTH, encoded by the exons ATGGATAATTTTGATAATCTCAGTGCGTCGGAGAAGGCGGAAGCGACCGAGCTCCAGCGACTGATCGCTGTAGAACAACAAAAGGCTCAATTCCAGGCTCAG gTACACACCTTCACAGATGTCTGCTGGGACAAGTGCATGGACAGTCCCGGATCCAAGTTGGACTACCGGACGGAAATGTGCATTGTGAACTGCGTGGAGCGATTCATCGACACCACCTTGACCATCACCAACCGCTTCAGTCAGATGGTGCAGAAAGGCACTCATTAA